Genomic window (Subtercola endophyticus):
AACCAGCTCACCGGCTGGGGACCGAAGACCATGCAGCCCGATACCTGGCAGGCGGTGCCCACCCTGTTCGAGCGTGCCTCGGCGGCGGGCATCGGATGCACGGCCATCGGTGCACCGCGCTACGCCACGAGCGGCTTCACCCACGCGGTGCTTCGAGGCGCCGAGTACGTGGGCGGCAAGACCGTCGCCGACCGGTTCGTGGCCGCCCGGCGGGTGCTGGATCAGGCCGCCACGGCCTCCCGGCCCGCCCTCGTGTACCTGTACATTCCCGAGCTCGACATGGCCTCGCACGCGCACGGCTGGCAGTCCGACCAGTTCATCGCGGCTCTCGAGACCGTCGACGCCGAGATGGCTTCGTTCGCGGCGGCTCTGCGTCAGGGCGAAGGAATGCTGCTGACCGCCGACCACGGCATGGTCGACGTGCCGCACACCTCGCACGTGCTGTTCGATTCCGTGCCGCAGCTTGTCGCCGGGGTGCGGCACGTGGCGGGGGATCCGCGCTGCCTGCAGCTGCACGTGGAGCCCGACCTCGGCGCCGAGGGCCTCGCGGCGCTCGTCGAAGCGTGGCGCGAGATCGAGAGGGAACGCGCCTGGGTGCTCACGCGCGACGAGGCGATCGAGGCGGGCTGGTTCGGCGAGGTGCTGCCGGGCATCCGGCCGCGCATCGGCGACGTGATCGTGGCGGCGCGCAAGAACATCGCCTACTACGACTCGCGCCGCACTCCCGCGTCGAAGCGCACCATGATCGGCCAGCACGGCTCCTGGAACGACGACGAGCTGTTCGTGCCGCTGCTGCGCTT
Coding sequences:
- a CDS encoding alkaline phosphatase family protein codes for the protein MPPMLPGLDSAAAHLTDVLPSCLAALDGQPNRLELPAAERVVVVLVDGLGVSSLRARAGHARHLAPLLTKKSKLASGFPTTTAAALASLTTGVSPGTHGLVGYTALVPGLAPTADAVVNQLTGWGPKTMQPDTWQAVPTLFERASAAGIGCTAIGAPRYATSGFTHAVLRGAEYVGGKTVADRFVAARRVLDQAATASRPALVYLYIPELDMASHAHGWQSDQFIAALETVDAEMASFAAALRQGEGMLLTADHGMVDVPHTSHVLFDSVPQLVAGVRHVAGDPRCLQLHVEPDLGAEGLAALVEAWREIERERAWVLTRDEAIEAGWFGEVLPGIRPRIGDVIVAARKNIAYYDSRRTPASKRTMIGQHGSWNDDELFVPLLRFGAFA